From Cellulomonas oligotrophica, a single genomic window includes:
- the dop gene encoding depupylase/deamidase Dop: MTVTRVMGLETEYGVLQPGRPLANPMLLSSHVVAVHAAARDSGRSRARWDYDDEDPLHDARGFHLQRASAHPSLLTDDPQAPAPSGDGPQEMPRSTVEEYEDPGAANVILTNGARLYVDHAHPEYSTPEVTTPLDAVRWDRAGEMVMLGSVRALASTSALPDVALYKNNVDGKGATYGTHENYLVERAVPFGDLVRSLTPFFVTRQVFTGAGRVGLGQRGETPGFQLSQRADYVEAEVGLETTLRRPIVNTRDEPHADPVRWRRLHVIVGDATMLQVATYLRLGTTSLVLWLVEQAAASDGPARAALRDVDALVLRDPVGSVHAVSHDLTLTERLELADGRRMTSLEVQRVYLDAVRTALDATGEAPDEQTADVVARWASLLDRLATDPASCAREVEWLAKMRLLEGMRRRDHLDWDHPRLAAVDLQWSDVRPERGLYHRLVAAGAVDLLVTEEQVRDAVVHPPQDTRAYFRGEAVARYGPHVSAASWDSVVFDVPGAQTLQRVPMRDPLRGTRAHVGELLDRSPDAATLLAGLGG, translated from the coding sequence GTGACGGTGACGCGCGTGATGGGCCTCGAGACCGAGTACGGGGTGCTCCAGCCCGGCCGTCCGCTGGCGAACCCGATGCTGCTGTCCTCGCACGTCGTGGCGGTGCACGCGGCGGCGCGCGACTCGGGCCGGTCGCGGGCGCGGTGGGACTACGACGACGAGGACCCGCTGCACGACGCCCGCGGTTTCCACCTGCAGCGGGCGTCGGCCCACCCGTCGCTGCTGACGGACGACCCCCAGGCGCCGGCGCCCTCGGGCGACGGGCCGCAGGAGATGCCGCGCTCGACGGTGGAGGAGTACGAGGACCCGGGCGCCGCGAACGTCATCCTCACCAACGGTGCGCGCCTGTACGTCGACCACGCCCACCCCGAGTACTCGACCCCCGAGGTCACGACCCCGCTCGACGCCGTGCGGTGGGACCGGGCGGGGGAGATGGTCATGCTCGGGTCCGTGCGCGCGCTCGCGTCGACGTCCGCGCTGCCGGACGTCGCGCTGTACAAGAACAACGTCGACGGCAAGGGCGCCACGTACGGCACGCACGAGAACTACCTCGTGGAGCGTGCCGTGCCGTTCGGGGACCTCGTGCGGTCGCTGACGCCGTTCTTCGTCACCCGGCAGGTCTTCACCGGTGCCGGCCGGGTGGGGCTGGGGCAGCGCGGGGAGACGCCGGGGTTCCAGCTGTCGCAGCGCGCCGACTACGTCGAGGCCGAGGTCGGGCTCGAGACGACGCTGCGCCGGCCCATCGTCAACACCCGCGACGAGCCGCACGCCGACCCGGTGCGGTGGCGACGGCTGCACGTCATCGTGGGCGACGCCACGATGCTGCAGGTCGCGACGTACCTGCGGCTGGGCACGACCTCGCTGGTGCTGTGGCTCGTCGAGCAGGCCGCCGCGTCCGACGGGCCCGCGCGGGCCGCGCTGCGCGACGTCGACGCCCTCGTGCTGCGCGACCCGGTGGGGTCCGTGCACGCCGTCAGCCACGACCTGACGCTCACCGAGCGGCTCGAGCTCGCCGACGGTCGGCGCATGACGTCGCTGGAGGTCCAGCGCGTGTACCTCGACGCCGTCCGGACCGCCCTGGACGCGACCGGTGAGGCGCCCGACGAGCAGACCGCCGACGTCGTGGCCCGCTGGGCGTCGTTGCTCGACCGGCTGGCGACCGACCCCGCGTCGTGCGCGCGCGAGGTCGAGTGGCTCGCCAAGATGCGGCTGCTGGAGGGCATGCGGCGCCGCGACCACCTCGACTGGGACCACCCGCGCCTGGCCGCCGTCGACCTGCAGTGGTCGGACGTGCGGCCCGAGCGCGGGCTGTACCACCGGCTGGTCGCCGCCGGTGCGGTCGACCTGCTCGTCACCGAGGAGCAGGTCCGTGACGCGGTCGTGCACCCCCCGCAGGACACCCGCGCGTACTTCCGCGGCGAGGCCGTGGCCCGGTACGGCCCCCACGTGTCGGCCGCGAGCTGGGACTCCGTCGTCTTCGACGTGCCCGGCGCGCAGACGCTGCAGCGGGTGCCGATGCGCGACCCACTGCGGGGCACGCGGGCGCACGTGGGCGAGCTGCTCGACCGCAGCCCCGACGCCGCGACGCTCCTCGCCGGCCTCGGCGGGTAG
- a CDS encoding RecB family exonuclease, which yields MQGTVETVEPDQQAAARVPGLSPSRANDFLQCPLLFRLRVVDRLPEPSSTAAARGTLVHAVLEQLFDLPAGDRTVDAAKALVEPAWAVLEAGSAAYADLVVQDEERLALLATAGRLLETYFTLEDPTRLEPRARELQVRVDLEGGPQLRGVIDRVDVAPNGWVRVVDYKTGRSPRAGYESSALFQMRFYAYVVWKTRGVLPKRLQLEYLGDGVVVSHEPTEAEMLTLEQRVRSIWAGIEDTARSGSWPTRRSKLCDWCSFRDLCPEFGGTPPPVEPAAVQRAIGVLPD from the coding sequence GTGCAGGGCACCGTCGAGACCGTCGAGCCGGACCAGCAGGCCGCTGCGCGGGTGCCGGGGCTGTCGCCGTCGCGGGCCAACGACTTCCTGCAGTGCCCGCTGCTGTTCCGGCTGCGGGTGGTGGACCGGCTGCCCGAGCCGTCGTCGACCGCGGCCGCGCGGGGGACGCTGGTGCACGCGGTGCTCGAGCAGCTGTTCGACCTGCCCGCGGGTGACCGCACCGTCGACGCGGCCAAGGCGCTGGTGGAGCCGGCGTGGGCGGTGCTCGAGGCCGGGTCGGCGGCGTACGCGGACCTGGTGGTGCAGGACGAGGAGCGGTTGGCGCTGCTGGCGACGGCGGGCCGGCTGCTGGAGACGTACTTCACGCTGGAGGACCCGACCCGGCTGGAGCCGCGGGCGCGCGAGCTGCAGGTGCGCGTCGACCTCGAGGGCGGGCCGCAGCTGCGGGGCGTGATCGACCGGGTCGACGTCGCGCCGAACGGCTGGGTGCGGGTGGTGGACTACAAGACCGGGAGGTCGCCGCGGGCGGGCTACGAGAGCTCGGCCCTGTTCCAGATGCGGTTCTACGCGTACGTGGTGTGGAAGACGCGCGGCGTGCTGCCCAAGCGGCTGCAGCTGGAGTACCTCGGCGACGGCGTGGTCGTCTCGCACGAGCCGACGGAGGCCGAGATGCTCACGCTGGAGCAGCGGGTCCGGTCGATCTGGGCGGGGATCGAGGACACGGCGCGCTCGGGGTCGTGGCCGACGCGGCGGTCGAAGCTGTGCGACTGGTGCTCGTTCCGCGACCTGTGCCCCGAGTTCGGCGGGACGCCGCCGCCGGTCGAGCCGGCGGCGGTCCAGCGCGCGATCGGCGTGCTCCCCGACTGA
- the arc gene encoding proteasome ATPase — MTEPSGRDLQRELTVLAAKNERLSEALVAAREQILELKRQVDDLAKPPGTYATFLGARPDGTVDIVSAGRKMHVGASPTLDVHRLRPGQEVMLNEALTVVEAGGYEKVGEIVTVKETLGDGRVLVVGRGDEERVVRLAGQVADANVRVGDALTIDSRSGFVFEVIPRAEVAELVLEEVPDIDYTDIGGLGPQIETIRDAVELPFLHPELFREHGLKPPKGVLLYGPPGCGKTLIAKAVAHSLAATAAAARGDEVTDARSYFLNVKGPELLNKYVGETERHIRLIFARAREKASQGHPVVVFFDEMESLFRTRGTGVSSDVETTIVPQLLSEIDGVERLENVIVIGASNREDMIDPAILRPGRLDVKIKIERPDAEGAREIFAKYLTAGLPIHADDVAEHGGSVTAAVEAMIRRVVERMYSEADENRFLEVTYASGDKEVLYFKDFNSGAMIQNVVDRAKKSAIKDFLATGQRGIRVDHLLTACVDEFKENEDLPNTTNPDDWARISGKKGERIVFIRTIVQGKKGVDTSRTIENVTSTGQYL, encoded by the coding sequence ATGACGGAACCTTCTGGACGTGACCTGCAGCGCGAGCTCACGGTGCTCGCGGCGAAGAACGAGCGCCTCAGCGAGGCGCTCGTGGCCGCACGCGAGCAGATCCTCGAGCTCAAGCGTCAGGTGGACGACCTCGCGAAGCCGCCGGGGACGTACGCGACGTTCCTCGGCGCGCGGCCCGACGGCACGGTCGACATCGTCTCGGCCGGCCGCAAGATGCACGTGGGTGCGAGCCCGACGCTCGACGTCCACCGACTGCGGCCCGGGCAGGAGGTCATGCTCAACGAGGCCCTCACGGTCGTCGAGGCCGGCGGGTACGAGAAGGTCGGCGAGATCGTCACCGTCAAGGAGACCCTCGGCGACGGTCGTGTGCTCGTCGTCGGCCGGGGCGACGAGGAGCGGGTCGTACGGCTCGCGGGGCAGGTCGCCGACGCGAACGTGCGGGTCGGGGACGCCCTGACCATCGACTCGCGCAGCGGTTTCGTCTTCGAGGTCATCCCGCGGGCCGAGGTCGCCGAGCTGGTGCTCGAAGAGGTCCCCGACATCGACTACACCGACATCGGCGGGCTCGGGCCGCAGATCGAGACGATCCGCGACGCCGTCGAGCTGCCGTTCCTGCACCCCGAGCTGTTCCGCGAGCACGGGCTCAAGCCGCCCAAGGGCGTGCTGCTCTACGGCCCGCCCGGCTGCGGCAAGACCCTCATCGCCAAGGCGGTGGCCCACTCGCTGGCGGCGACGGCGGCGGCGGCGCGCGGCGACGAGGTGACCGACGCGCGCAGCTACTTCCTCAACGTCAAGGGCCCGGAGCTGCTCAACAAGTACGTCGGCGAGACCGAGCGGCACATCCGCCTGATCTTCGCCCGTGCCCGCGAGAAGGCGTCCCAGGGGCACCCGGTCGTGGTGTTCTTCGACGAGATGGAGTCGCTGTTCCGCACCCGCGGCACCGGCGTCTCGTCCGACGTCGAGACGACGATCGTCCCGCAGCTGCTCTCGGAGATCGACGGCGTCGAGCGCCTCGAGAACGTCATCGTCATCGGCGCCTCGAACCGCGAGGACATGATCGACCCGGCGATCCTGCGCCCCGGCCGCCTCGACGTGAAGATCAAGATCGAGCGCCCCGACGCCGAGGGTGCCCGGGAGATCTTCGCCAAGTACCTCACGGCCGGCCTGCCGATCCACGCGGACGACGTCGCCGAGCACGGCGGCTCCGTCACGGCGGCCGTCGAGGCGATGATCCGCCGCGTCGTCGAGCGCATGTACTCCGAGGCCGACGAGAACCGGTTCCTCGAGGTCACGTACGCCAGCGGCGACAAGGAGGTCCTGTACTTCAAGGACTTCAACTCCGGCGCGATGATCCAGAACGTCGTCGACCGGGCCAAGAAGTCCGCGATCAAGGACTTCCTGGCGACCGGCCAGCGCGGCATCCGCGTGGACCACCTGCTCACGGCGTGCGTCGACGAGTTCAAGGAGAACGAGGACCTGCCCAACACGACCAACCCCGACGACTGGGCGCGGATCTCGGGCAAGAAGGGCGAGCGGATCGTCTTCATCCGCACGATCGTCCAGGGCAAGAAGGGCGTCGACACGTCCCGCACCATCGAGAACGTCACCAGCACCGGCCAGTACCTCTGA
- a CDS encoding site-2 protease family protein — protein sequence MNAARPERPSGWVLGHVAGAPVVLAPSWLLAAVVLTVLFAPNVSAWTGQTGTVTYVVALAFVVLLFASVLVHELAHGLVARARGQQPHAFVLTLWGGHTTFGGAAPTPATTALVAIVGPLANIVLAVLFLVAGRAVGGDVLLGMLLLSGAVANGFVAAFNLVPGLPLDGGRVLEAGVWAATGDRHRGTVVAGWAGRLVAVGVVLVALGTPLLEGRTPDLVTVAWAALVGAFLWSGASGAIRGARTGRAVDALTVQRVGSPATAVGARASLAEARAAAAAAGVADVVVVAPDGRPAAYVDPAAAASVPPALAGTTAVGAVSAPLPVGTTVDGALVGQALLHALSAASAHGPVLAATVEGRVVALVRAKDVVAALRG from the coding sequence GTGAACGCAGCGCGCCCCGAGCGTCCCTCCGGCTGGGTGCTCGGGCACGTGGCCGGCGCCCCCGTCGTGCTCGCCCCGAGCTGGCTCCTCGCCGCCGTCGTCCTCACGGTGCTCTTCGCGCCCAACGTCAGCGCCTGGACCGGGCAGACCGGCACCGTCACCTACGTCGTGGCGCTCGCCTTCGTCGTGCTGCTGTTCGCCTCCGTGCTGGTGCACGAGCTCGCGCACGGGCTCGTCGCGCGCGCCCGCGGCCAGCAGCCGCACGCGTTCGTCCTGACCCTGTGGGGCGGGCACACGACCTTCGGCGGCGCCGCACCGACCCCCGCGACCACCGCGCTCGTCGCCATCGTCGGACCGCTCGCCAACATCGTCCTCGCCGTGCTCTTCCTCGTCGCCGGGCGCGCCGTCGGCGGCGATGTGCTGCTCGGCATGCTGCTGCTGTCCGGCGCCGTCGCCAACGGCTTCGTCGCCGCCTTCAACCTCGTGCCCGGCCTGCCGCTCGACGGCGGACGCGTGCTCGAGGCCGGCGTCTGGGCCGCCACCGGCGACCGGCACCGCGGCACCGTGGTGGCCGGCTGGGCCGGCCGCCTCGTCGCCGTCGGCGTCGTCCTCGTCGCGCTCGGGACCCCCCTCCTCGAGGGGCGTACCCCCGACCTCGTCACCGTCGCCTGGGCCGCGCTCGTCGGTGCCTTCCTGTGGTCCGGCGCCTCCGGCGCGATCCGCGGCGCGCGCACCGGCCGCGCCGTCGACGCCCTCACCGTCCAGCGCGTCGGCAGCCCCGCCACGGCCGTCGGCGCCCGTGCCTCCCTGGCCGAGGCCCGCGCCGCAGCGGCCGCCGCCGGCGTCGCCGACGTCGTCGTCGTCGCCCCCGACGGCCGACCGGCCGCGTACGTCGACCCCGCCGCCGCCGCGTCGGTCCCGCCCGCGCTCGCGGGCACCACGGCGGTCGGCGCGGTCAGCGCGCCGCTGCCGGTCGGCACCACCGTCGACGGTGCCCTCGTCGGGCAGGCGCTGCTGCACGCCCTGAGCGCGGCGTCCGCGCACGGCCCGGTGCTCGCCGCCACCGTCGAGGGGCGCGTCGTCGCGCTCGTGCGGGCCAAGGACGTCGTCGCGGCGCTGCGCGGCTGA
- a CDS encoding SCO7613 C-terminal domain-containing membrane protein gives MAEPVRPDTLYARALAALLDPTCCPACTAPLGSTRCTTCGLDVTGPGASRLWADSQAAAQALRRRSETIAELRAAAPPVAPPVRPVAAVAPPPPTAAQVLAAQVPVPVQAPAPVLPPAPATAAGAPTSSEPAAPPTPPRPVAGPAAPVAPVPRPVPSPARASWRVQTVLQVVGAGLLAAASLTFLVFAWDVMTLPARAAVVGGGTLVVFALASLLRRRGLVHGAEAVGAVAVVLLLLDAWALRATGTLVLGPATTQAGVSLATSAVLLAAWSRASRVRVGALAAAVLVPAAPLAWLPAVDGPAAAAALLTDAGALGLLRAALPVPSRTPERRALQAAAAVLVPAGLALAAATAGVQALGGEAPWAATGVLALVGAVLTAQAVVDLRDRRAVAVPAAGAPTGAGPWAATWSVAAGIAGTASAGSAGAGAALGAGVGTAGALLLGCAVALLAPAAALAFTSRAADRGPLHRHVTAGALAAAGPGAVSGALVLVVAALRRLAQGPAPADATSWVPSAWGLPWSPATGAAVVVVLATLGTAALAARSRSTGRARAGTHVRAVAGVLLLVCLPAVLPLPGGAAPLVVGELGVAGPLLTAARGGRVRAATARAGAVVAAVVAVVGAGTDPLWGAVALTGAALLVVLTRTWVPPRVPDAEHRTGTGSGPADAASTLGAAVLLLAALVRAGDAAGLVAPVTTAGAAALVGAGLAVRAHAARAARTEQVAAVAAAGIVPAVAWAAGTAQLVGSGTAGAGAVTVLVSAAVVLAVALQLLRRGPAWGTTAGPVGAATVAPVAALGVATVHALLDVPPAAGAVVLAAALGAAGVLTAHLTLRRAGAAGRPLAEAAGWSVLAVTAGVAAGVSATTVVVVLVLASVTAGAWALQPDRRAAGWLALALGSSAWWVTLGVQGNQLVEPYVVPPGLVLAAATARAARRGSRAAAGQVVGGLALATVPTAVLVAPLPVGAVLVDRVAVATVVAAVLAAGAHLLARRAPAPLASGLAALAAVLLTLAPLRRALVPAAGGALPPSVPVLADGSPLVEPWALAAAVGLAVCATVLVRLPPPAGARTAAAAPWVVVASAVLPTCLAAAAPTTTALPAAPVPDAVRLGALAVLAAAATLVGAAAGRRTGPRPAPGTVPGSDRRPRLADLGVAVAVLAALATAAAAPGLRDAPAAVLAVLTLGAVTLAVRRGTAPTGWLLVGLLATTATLGVRDTPGRDGLWLAGGALLLVLARTADRTGTTTTPATRATWAGVDGPVVRRTLAVAAATLAVLGPWSQAAARATAPGTPAPLGVEVASLGAAVVAGGAALAWWGSRRAVPWPALAVLAALAALPTLVAAGPGTTGTVRAYAVLAAGSALAHLARERHHVLVAVAVAVAGALVAAGRGGPEPADVPLVLLGVVTTALAVRRWQPDRSSSWTVLGAPLVLLLGAPLLALVAAPASWRVVLVLTLAVGATVGGALARAQAPFLLGAAATLTALAVVLSPVAASALARVDGWVLLAVGGAVVLGLGLTYERRVQQTREAVRLVGAMR, from the coding sequence TGGACCCGACGTGCTGCCCGGCGTGCACGGCACCGCTCGGGTCGACGCGGTGCACCACGTGCGGGCTGGACGTGACGGGCCCCGGGGCGAGCCGGCTGTGGGCCGACAGCCAGGCCGCCGCGCAGGCGCTGCGCCGCCGCTCGGAGACGATCGCCGAGCTGCGTGCCGCGGCGCCGCCGGTCGCCCCGCCCGTCCGGCCGGTCGCCGCGGTCGCGCCGCCCCCGCCGACCGCAGCGCAGGTGCTCGCGGCGCAGGTGCCCGTGCCGGTGCAGGCCCCGGCACCCGTCCTCCCGCCCGCGCCGGCGACGGCCGCGGGCGCGCCGACGTCCTCGGAGCCCGCCGCCCCCCCGACGCCGCCGCGGCCCGTCGCCGGGCCGGCGGCGCCCGTCGCCCCGGTCCCGCGGCCGGTGCCGTCCCCGGCGCGGGCGTCGTGGCGCGTGCAGACCGTGCTCCAGGTGGTCGGCGCCGGGCTGCTCGCCGCCGCCAGCCTGACCTTCCTGGTGTTCGCGTGGGACGTCATGACGCTCCCCGCCCGTGCCGCGGTCGTCGGCGGGGGCACGCTCGTGGTGTTCGCGCTCGCGTCGCTGCTGCGCCGCCGCGGGCTGGTGCACGGCGCCGAGGCGGTCGGCGCGGTCGCCGTGGTGCTGCTCCTGCTCGACGCGTGGGCGCTGCGTGCCACCGGCACCCTGGTGCTCGGGCCCGCCACCACGCAGGCCGGGGTCTCGCTCGCCACGAGCGCGGTGCTGCTGGCGGCGTGGTCCCGGGCCTCCCGGGTGCGGGTGGGGGCGCTCGCGGCCGCCGTGCTGGTCCCCGCCGCGCCGCTGGCGTGGCTGCCTGCCGTCGACGGGCCTGCGGCGGCCGCCGCGCTGCTGACCGACGCCGGGGCCCTCGGGCTGCTGCGCGCCGCGCTGCCCGTGCCCTCGCGCACCCCGGAGCGGCGCGCGCTGCAGGCCGCCGCTGCGGTCCTCGTCCCGGCCGGGCTCGCCCTGGCCGCCGCGACCGCCGGCGTCCAGGCGCTGGGGGGCGAGGCCCCGTGGGCCGCGACCGGGGTGCTCGCCCTGGTCGGGGCCGTGCTGACCGCCCAGGCGGTGGTCGACCTGCGCGACCGGCGGGCCGTGGCCGTGCCGGCCGCCGGGGCGCCGACGGGCGCGGGGCCCTGGGCCGCGACGTGGTCGGTCGCCGCCGGGATCGCCGGGACGGCGAGCGCAGGGTCCGCCGGAGCGGGCGCGGCGCTGGGCGCCGGCGTCGGCACGGCAGGCGCTCTGCTCCTCGGCTGCGCCGTGGCGCTCCTCGCGCCCGCCGCCGCCCTGGCGTTCACGTCCCGCGCGGCCGACCGGGGGCCGCTGCACCGGCACGTCACCGCCGGTGCCCTCGCCGCCGCCGGCCCCGGTGCCGTGAGCGGGGCTCTCGTCCTCGTCGTCGCCGCGCTGCGCCGGCTCGCGCAGGGTCCGGCGCCCGCCGACGCCACGTCGTGGGTGCCGTCGGCCTGGGGCCTGCCCTGGTCACCGGCCACGGGGGCCGCCGTCGTCGTCGTGCTCGCCACCCTCGGGACCGCGGCCCTCGCCGCCCGGTCCCGCAGCACGGGCCGGGCGCGCGCGGGGACGCACGTGCGCGCCGTCGCGGGTGTGCTGCTGCTCGTCTGCCTGCCTGCGGTGCTGCCGCTGCCCGGGGGCGCTGCGCCGCTCGTCGTCGGCGAGCTCGGCGTCGCGGGGCCGCTGCTGACGGCGGCGCGCGGCGGACGGGTCCGTGCGGCGACGGCACGCGCGGGCGCCGTCGTGGCCGCGGTCGTCGCCGTCGTCGGCGCAGGCACCGACCCGCTGTGGGGCGCGGTCGCGCTCACCGGCGCCGCGCTCCTCGTCGTCCTGACCCGCACCTGGGTGCCGCCGCGGGTCCCGGACGCCGAGCACCGCACCGGCACCGGCAGCGGCCCGGCCGACGCGGCCTCCACGCTGGGCGCGGCGGTCCTGCTGCTCGCCGCGCTCGTGCGCGCGGGCGACGCGGCGGGCCTCGTGGCGCCCGTGACGACCGCTGGTGCCGCGGCCCTCGTGGGCGCCGGCCTGGCCGTCCGCGCCCACGCCGCACGCGCCGCACGGACCGAGCAGGTCGCGGCCGTGGCGGCGGCGGGGATCGTGCCCGCCGTCGCCTGGGCGGCCGGCACCGCCCAGCTCGTCGGCTCGGGCACCGCCGGCGCCGGTGCCGTCACCGTGCTCGTCTCCGCCGCCGTCGTGCTCGCCGTCGCGCTCCAGCTGCTGCGCCGCGGCCCCGCCTGGGGCACCACCGCCGGGCCCGTCGGCGCCGCCACCGTCGCCCCCGTCGCCGCGCTCGGCGTCGCCACCGTCCACGCGCTGCTCGACGTGCCGCCCGCCGCCGGCGCCGTCGTGCTCGCCGCTGCCCTGGGAGCGGCGGGCGTCCTCACCGCCCACCTCACGCTGCGCCGCGCCGGTGCGGCCGGCCGGCCGCTGGCCGAGGCCGCCGGGTGGTCGGTGCTCGCCGTCACCGCCGGCGTCGCCGCCGGGGTGTCGGCCACCACGGTCGTGGTGGTCCTCGTCCTGGCGTCCGTCACCGCCGGCGCCTGGGCGCTGCAGCCCGACCGGCGCGCCGCCGGCTGGCTCGCGCTCGCCCTCGGCAGCAGCGCCTGGTGGGTCACCCTCGGCGTCCAGGGCAATCAGCTCGTCGAGCCCTACGTCGTCCCGCCGGGCCTGGTGCTCGCCGCCGCGACGGCCCGGGCCGCGCGCCGGGGGTCGCGCGCCGCGGCGGGGCAGGTCGTCGGCGGGCTGGCCCTGGCGACCGTGCCGACCGCCGTGCTCGTCGCCCCGCTGCCCGTGGGCGCCGTCCTCGTCGACCGGGTCGCCGTCGCGACGGTCGTCGCCGCCGTCCTCGCGGCCGGCGCGCACCTGCTCGCACGCCGTGCACCCGCCCCGCTGGCGTCGGGGCTCGCCGCGCTCGCCGCCGTCCTGCTCACGCTCGCCCCGCTGCGCCGCGCGCTCGTCCCGGCCGCGGGCGGCGCCCTGCCGCCGTCCGTCCCCGTCCTGGCCGACGGGAGCCCGCTCGTCGAGCCGTGGGCGCTCGCCGCGGCCGTCGGCCTGGCCGTCTGCGCGACGGTCCTGGTCCGCCTCCCACCGCCGGCCGGAGCCCGGACGGCGGCCGCCGCGCCGTGGGTCGTCGTCGCGTCCGCCGTGCTGCCGACGTGCCTCGCCGCCGCCGCCCCGACCACCACCGCCCTGCCCGCCGCACCCGTGCCGGACGCCGTCCGCCTGGGGGCCCTCGCCGTCCTCGCCGCGGCCGCCACGCTCGTCGGGGCAGCCGCGGGACGGCGCACCGGTCCTCGCCCGGCGCCAGGCACGGTCCCCGGCTCCGACCGCCGCCCGCGCCTGGCCGACCTCGGCGTCGCCGTCGCCGTGCTCGCGGCGCTGGCGACGGCCGCAGCGGCACCCGGGCTGCGCGACGCCCCGGCGGCCGTGCTGGCGGTCCTGACGCTCGGCGCCGTGACGCTGGCCGTCCGCCGGGGCACCGCACCCACCGGGTGGCTGCTGGTCGGGCTCCTCGCCACGACGGCGACCCTCGGCGTGCGCGACACCCCCGGTCGCGACGGTCTCTGGCTGGCCGGCGGGGCCCTGCTGCTCGTGCTGGCCCGGACCGCGGACCGCACCGGCACGACCACGACCCCGGCCACCCGCGCCACCTGGGCAGGGGTCGACGGACCCGTCGTGCGCCGCACCCTGGCCGTCGCCGCCGCCACCCTCGCGGTCCTCGGGCCCTGGTCGCAGGCCGCCGCGCGCGCCACGGCGCCCGGGACACCCGCCCCGCTCGGGGTCGAGGTCGCCTCCCTCGGCGCGGCCGTCGTCGCGGGCGGCGCCGCACTCGCGTGGTGGGGGTCCCGGCGCGCCGTCCCGTGGCCCGCGCTCGCCGTGCTCGCGGCCCTCGCGGCCCTGCCCACGCTCGTCGCCGCAGGGCCCGGGACCACCGGCACCGTGCGCGCCTACGCGGTGCTCGCGGCCGGGTCGGCGCTCGCGCACCTCGCGCGCGAGCGGCACCACGTGCTCGTCGCCGTGGCCGTGGCCGTCGCCGGGGCGCTCGTCGCGGCCGGCCGCGGCGGTCCCGAGCCCGCCGACGTGCCCCTCGTCCTGCTCGGCGTCGTGACCACGGCCCTGGCGGTCCGCCGGTGGCAGCCCGACCGGTCGTCGTCGTGGACCGTGCTCGGTGCGCCGCTGGTCCTGCTGCTCGGCGCCCCGCTGCTCGCGCTCGTCGCCGCACCGGCGTCCTGGCGCGTCGTGCTGGTGCTCACGCTCGCGGTCGGCGCGACCGTCGGTGGTGCGCTGGCCCGGGCGCAGGCACCGTTCCTGCTCGGTGCGGCCGCGACGCTCACCGCGCTCGCCGTCGTCCTGAGCCCCGTCGCGGCGTCCGCGCTCGCCCGCGTGGACGGGTGGGTCCTGCTCGCCGTCGGCGGCGCGGTCGTGCTCGGCCTCGGGCTGACGTACGAGCGACGCGTGCAGCAGACGCGTGAGGCGGTGCGGCTCGTGGGGGCGATGCGCTGA
- a CDS encoding tRNA (adenine-N1)-methyltransferase, protein MTHDATVPPAPTGAALRRGPLRVGERVQLTDPRGRLHTITLQPGGTFHTHKGWFRHEELIDQPEGVVVRTSSGIEYLALRPLLSDYVLSMPRGAAVVYPKDAGQIVTMADIYPGATVVEAGVGSGALTLSLLRAVGDGGRVHSVERRDDFAAVARGNVEAFFGGQHPAWRLHTGDLADVLPTIAEPGTVDRVVLDMLAPWENLDAVAHALAPGGVLIGYVATATQLSRLAEDVRTDGRYTEPQAWESMVRGWHLEGLAVRPQHRMIGHTGFLLTTRRLADGVVAPERRRRPAKGSYPVAGDGAPVVEDDAWTPEALGERAVSDKKVRRVRRDLGVADDA, encoded by the coding sequence GTGACCCACGACGCGACCGTCCCGCCCGCACCGACCGGCGCCGCCCTGCGTCGTGGGCCCCTGCGCGTCGGCGAGCGCGTCCAGCTGACCGACCCGCGCGGACGCCTGCACACGATCACCCTGCAGCCCGGCGGCACGTTCCACACCCACAAGGGCTGGTTCCGCCACGAGGAGCTCATCGACCAGCCCGAGGGCGTCGTGGTGCGCACCAGCTCGGGCATCGAGTACCTGGCCCTGCGGCCGCTGCTGTCGGACTACGTCCTGTCGATGCCGCGCGGTGCCGCGGTCGTCTACCCCAAGGACGCGGGCCAGATCGTCACGATGGCGGACATCTACCCGGGCGCCACGGTCGTCGAGGCCGGCGTCGGCTCGGGCGCGCTCACGCTGTCGCTGCTGCGGGCCGTCGGCGACGGCGGGCGGGTGCACTCGGTGGAGCGCCGCGACGACTTCGCCGCGGTCGCCCGGGGCAACGTCGAGGCGTTCTTCGGCGGTCAGCACCCCGCGTGGCGCCTGCACACCGGCGACCTGGCGGACGTGCTGCCGACCATCGCCGAGCCCGGCACCGTCGACCGCGTCGTGCTCGACATGCTCGCGCCGTGGGAGAACCTCGACGCGGTCGCGCACGCGCTGGCACCCGGCGGGGTGCTCATCGGGTACGTCGCCACGGCCACGCAGCTGTCCCGGCTCGCGGAGGACGTGCGCACCGACGGCCGGTACACCGAGCCGCAGGCGTGGGAGTCGATGGTCCGCGGCTGGCACCTCGAGGGCCTGGCCGTGCGCCCGCAGCACCGGATGATCGGGCACACCGGGTTCCTGCTGACCACGCGGCGGCTCGCCGACGGCGTCGTCGCCCCCGAGCGCCGCCGGCGGCCCGCGAAGGGCTCGTACCCGGTGGCCGGCGACGGCGCGCCGGTCGTCGAGGACGACGCGTGGACGCCCGAGGCGCTGGGCGAGCGGGCCGTCTCCGACAAGAAGGTCCGTCGCGTGCGTCGTGACCTCGGGGTCGCCGACGACGCCTGA